Proteins from a single region of bacterium:
- a CDS encoding recombination regulator RecX encodes MISSSGRQSNLFENGEEKLKAALTKAYRLLALRSRSEKELHDALRKAGFDEEIVAAALAECRRQHYLDDTGFARSFIQSRLRNRPMGRERLAVELRQKGIAAEIIAAALDEVFTDSATLTLANQLADKQRKKLAALPPRKARQKLADFLQRRGFDWETIRATPLWQELREDDSGG; translated from the coding sequence ATGATTTCCTCCAGCGGCCGTCAGTCCAATCTCTTCGAAAACGGCGAAGAAAAGCTCAAAGCGGCTTTGACCAAGGCCTATCGCCTGCTGGCGCTGCGCAGCCGCAGTGAGAAAGAGCTGCACGACGCGCTCCGCAAGGCTGGTTTTGATGAGGAGATTGTGGCCGCCGCGCTTGCCGAATGCCGGCGCCAGCATTATCTTGACGACACCGGCTTTGCGCGTTCGTTCATTCAAAGCCGGCTGCGCAACCGTCCGATGGGTCGGGAACGGCTGGCCGTCGAGCTGCGGCAAAAGGGCATCGCGGCCGAGATCATTGCCGCTGCGCTCGATGAGGTTTTCACCGACAGCGCAACCTTGACGCTGGCGAACCAGCTCGCCGACAAGCAGCGCAAGAAACTTGCGGCCCTGCCGCCGCGGAAGGCGCGGCAAAAACTTGCGGACTTTCTGCAACGTCGAGGATTTGATTGGGAGACGATTCGGGCGACGCCGCTGTGGCAGGAGTTGCGTGAAGATGATTCCGGAGGGTAG
- a CDS encoding DUF1801 domain-containing protein — MPKQPPARRSPLKPDAATRVTPEQFLSVFPPATQALAQRLRRLIKQTLPHCLEAVYPGWRLLGYRIRGEGKSHYFAFLAPKQDHVVLGFEFGVFLSDPGGLLQGEGKQVRQLTIRSMADWRPRKFAAFIREAAALAAMPKAAMARKQFGKRS, encoded by the coding sequence ATGCCTAAACAACCGCCGGCGAGACGCTCTCCCCTCAAACCAGACGCCGCCACCCGCGTCACACCGGAACAATTCCTCTCCGTCTTTCCGCCGGCCACGCAAGCCCTTGCGCAACGCCTGCGCCGCCTCATCAAGCAAACGCTTCCCCATTGTCTCGAAGCAGTTTATCCCGGCTGGCGGCTGCTCGGCTATCGCATTCGCGGCGAGGGCAAGAGCCACTATTTCGCCTTTCTCGCGCCCAAGCAGGATCACGTCGTGCTCGGTTTTGAATTCGGTGTTTTTCTCTCCGACCCTGGAGGCTTGCTGCAAGGCGAGGGCAAGCAAGTGCGGCAATTGACGATCAGGAGCATGGCGGACTGGCGGCCGCGGAAATTTGCGGCGTTTATTCGAGAGGCCGCCGCGCTGGCCGCGATGCCGAAGGCGGCGATGGCACGCAAGCAGTTCGGCAAACGGAGCTGA
- a CDS encoding geranylgeranylglyceryl/heptaprenylglyceryl phosphate synthase has translation MGSGSATVAHRPATARDGVWRQREGPHKVYDYLLSVRAQSGAGHFVLIDPDKWEFTQLAGMAAAASEGGADAILIGSSMLLNPHFDDIVLAIRAATEIPCLLFPGSTIQLSRHADAVLFLSLISGRNANYLIGEQVKAAPLIRHFGIESIATGYMLIDSGRMTSAEYMSNTRPMPRDKHDIAKATALAAQYLGMQWVYLEAGSGAEHAISPEMIAAVAGYVEVPVIAGGGIRTPEQAAKCVAAGAAFVVTGNVFEQAGGGALIRDFAAAIHAGSPPAP, from the coding sequence GTGGGCAGCGGCAGCGCGACGGTTGCTCACCGCCCGGCCACGGCGCGCGACGGTGTTTGGCGCCAGCGCGAAGGCCCACACAAAGTCTACGACTACCTGTTGTCCGTGCGCGCGCAGAGCGGCGCGGGCCACTTTGTCCTGATCGATCCCGACAAGTGGGAATTCACCCAGCTCGCCGGCATGGCGGCCGCCGCCAGTGAAGGTGGCGCCGACGCCATTCTCATCGGCAGCAGCATGCTGCTGAATCCGCATTTCGATGACATCGTCCTCGCGATTCGCGCCGCGACGGAGATACCATGCCTGCTCTTCCCCGGCAGCACCATTCAACTCTCCCGCCATGCCGACGCGGTCTTGTTTCTCTCGTTGATCAGCGGCCGCAATGCCAACTACCTGATTGGCGAACAAGTCAAAGCCGCGCCGCTCATCCGGCATTTCGGCATTGAATCCATCGCCACTGGCTACATGCTGATCGACTCCGGCCGCATGACCTCCGCCGAATACATGAGCAACACCCGGCCGATGCCGCGTGACAAGCATGACATCGCCAAAGCCACGGCGCTGGCCGCGCAATACCTTGGCATGCAGTGGGTGTATCTGGAAGCCGGCAGCGGCGCCGAACATGCGATTTCGCCGGAGATGATTGCGGCGGTGGCCGGGTATGTCGAGGTGCCGGTGATCGCCGGCGGCGGCATTCGCACGCCCGAGCAGGCCGCCAAATGTGTGGCCGCCGGCGCGGCTTTCGTGGTGACGGGCAACGTGTTCGAGCAAGCCGGCGGCGGCGCGCTGATTCGGGATTTCGCCGCCGCAATTCACGCCGGCTCGCCACCGGCGCCCTGA
- the alaS gene encoding alanine--tRNA ligase — MKSKAVRQSFLDYFKRQGHTIVPSAPVVPLDDPTLLFTNAGMNQFKNIFLGTEQRDYKRAADTQKCIRVSGKHNDLEDVGFDTYHHTFFEMLGNWSFGDYYKAEAIAWAWELLTKEWGLPKDRLYATIYKTDDEAAGWWRKIAGLPSDRIQRFGEKDNFWEMGETGPCGPCSEIHIDLTPDKSGAGLVNAGDPRVMEIWNLVFIQYNREADGTLVELPAKHVDTGMGFERVLAVLNKVQSNYDTDLFTPILETISEISGKGYDFENGMPHRVLADHIRCLTFAIGDGALPSNEGRGYVLRRILRRAARFGRKLGMHEPFVYKLVQPVVEVMGETFSELHDKHEYISRVIKAEEESFNHTLDRGLEIFSGIVAKLDKEKKNKIPGEDAFRLYDTYGFPLDLTQLMARERDLLVDEAGFNAAMAVQKSKSREAGKWDYHTSLKPDEWRELTAGAASRFVGYTDLELQAEIRRLQQEGERVVFTLSHTPFYAESGGQVGDQGRVEGEGFVIEVSDVQKVGSHIAHVGKLLYGQIENPRVLAQVDARLRLDTARNHTATHLLHRALRDTVGKHVTQAGSLVAPARLRFDVTHFERISPAQLEDIAGIVNEQIRADLEITTSQMPYDEARQLGAMAIFEEKYGDIVRVVRIGDFSLELCGGTHLHHTGEAGLFSLLSEGSAAAGIRRLEAATGRGSELLVRKERRMAEELRALLNSNEDDVTERVRQLLEERKTLERELRQLRLKLAQQEIVDLANRAMPLNGFRFVTARVEANTADDLKQMGDTLREKLGSGVGVLAAVMDDKLTFACVVTDDLIQQQKLKAGEIVKRVAAIAGGSGGGRPHLALAGGKDVHRLQEALNQVPKILQEMTNR; from the coding sequence ATGAAGTCCAAAGCCGTTCGGCAGTCCTTTCTCGATTATTTCAAGCGGCAGGGTCACACCATCGTTCCCTCCGCGCCGGTGGTGCCGTTGGATGATCCGACGTTGCTGTTCACCAACGCCGGCATGAACCAGTTCAAGAACATTTTTCTCGGCACCGAGCAACGTGACTACAAGCGCGCGGCCGACACGCAAAAGTGCATTCGCGTCAGCGGCAAGCACAATGATCTCGAAGACGTCGGCTTCGACACCTATCATCACACCTTCTTCGAGATGCTCGGCAACTGGTCCTTCGGCGACTACTACAAGGCCGAGGCCATTGCCTGGGCGTGGGAGCTGCTCACCAAAGAATGGGGTCTGCCGAAGGATCGCCTGTACGCGACGATTTACAAAACGGATGACGAAGCCGCGGGATGGTGGCGCAAAATCGCCGGCCTGCCGAGCGATCGTATTCAGCGCTTCGGCGAGAAGGACAACTTCTGGGAAATGGGCGAAACCGGCCCCTGCGGCCCGTGCTCGGAGATTCACATCGATCTCACCCCGGACAAATCCGGCGCCGGCCTGGTGAATGCCGGCGACCCGCGCGTGATGGAAATCTGGAATCTCGTGTTCATTCAATACAACCGCGAGGCCGACGGCACGCTGGTTGAATTGCCTGCCAAACACGTCGACACCGGCATGGGCTTCGAGCGCGTGCTCGCTGTGCTCAATAAAGTCCAATCGAACTACGACACCGACCTCTTCACGCCGATTCTGGAAACGATCAGCGAGATCTCCGGCAAGGGTTATGATTTCGAGAACGGCATGCCGCATCGCGTGCTGGCCGATCACATTCGCTGCCTGACCTTTGCCATCGGCGACGGCGCCCTGCCTTCAAACGAAGGCCGCGGTTACGTGCTGCGCCGCATTCTGCGCCGCGCCGCGCGCTTCGGCAGAAAACTCGGCATGCACGAGCCCTTCGTTTACAAACTGGTGCAGCCGGTGGTGGAGGTCATGGGCGAGACGTTCTCGGAGCTGCACGACAAGCACGAATACATCAGCCGGGTGATCAAAGCCGAAGAGGAAAGCTTCAATCACACGCTCGATCGTGGACTGGAGATTTTCAGCGGCATCGTCGCCAAATTGGACAAGGAAAAGAAGAACAAGATTCCGGGCGAAGATGCTTTTCGCCTGTATGATACCTACGGCTTTCCGCTCGATCTCACCCAACTCATGGCGCGCGAGCGTGACCTGCTGGTGGATGAAGCAGGCTTCAACGCCGCCATGGCAGTGCAGAAGAGCAAATCACGTGAAGCCGGCAAATGGGATTATCACACCAGCCTGAAGCCGGATGAATGGCGCGAGCTGACCGCCGGCGCCGCCTCGCGCTTTGTGGGCTACACCGATCTCGAGCTGCAAGCTGAAATCCGGCGCTTGCAGCAAGAGGGCGAGCGCGTGGTGTTCACGCTCTCCCATACGCCGTTCTATGCGGAATCCGGCGGGCAAGTCGGCGACCAGGGCCGCGTGGAGGGCGAGGGCTTCGTGATCGAAGTCAGCGACGTGCAAAAAGTCGGATCACACATTGCGCATGTCGGCAAGCTGCTGTACGGCCAAATCGAGAATCCCCGCGTGCTGGCGCAAGTCGATGCCCGGTTGCGGCTCGACACGGCGCGCAATCACACCGCCACGCATCTGCTGCATCGCGCCTTGCGCGATACCGTCGGCAAGCACGTCACCCAGGCGGGTTCGCTCGTCGCTCCCGCGCGCCTGCGCTTCGATGTCACGCACTTCGAGCGCATCTCGCCGGCCCAGCTCGAGGACATTGCAGGCATCGTCAACGAGCAAATCCGCGCTGATCTGGAAATCACCACCAGCCAGATGCCATATGACGAGGCACGCCAGCTCGGCGCGATGGCGATTTTCGAGGAGAAATACGGCGACATCGTGCGCGTCGTCCGCATCGGCGATTTTTCGCTGGAGTTGTGCGGCGGCACGCATTTGCATCACACCGGCGAGGCGGGGCTGTTTTCCCTGCTGAGCGAAGGCTCGGCGGCCGCCGGCATTCGCCGGTTGGAGGCCGCCACCGGCCGCGGCTCGGAATTGCTGGTGCGCAAGGAAAGGCGCATGGCCGAAGAACTGCGCGCCTTGCTCAACAGCAATGAAGACGACGTCACCGAGCGCGTGCGGCAGCTTCTGGAGGAACGCAAGACGCTCGAGCGCGAGCTGCGCCAGTTGCGTTTGAAACTGGCGCAACAGGAGATTGTTGATCTCGCCAATCGCGCCATGCCTCTCAACGGCTTTCGTTTCGTCACCGCCCGGGTGGAAGCGAACACCGCGGACGATCTCAAACAAATGGGCGACACGTTGCGCGAAAAGCTCGGCAGCGGCGTGGGCGTGCTGGCGGCAGTGATGGACGACAAACTCACCTTCGCGTGCGTGGTCACCGATGATTTGATTCAACAGCAAAAGCTGAAGGCCGGTGAGATCGTCAAGCGGGTTGCTGCCATAGCCGGCGGTTCGGGCGGCGGCAGGCCGCATTTGGCGCTCGCCGGCGGCAAAGACGTGCACCGTTTGCAGGAAGCCCTGAACCAGGTACCCAAAATCTTGCAGGAGATGACCAATCGCTAG